From a single Lytechinus variegatus isolate NC3 chromosome 9, Lvar_3.0, whole genome shotgun sequence genomic region:
- the LOC121421845 gene encoding histamine H2 receptor-like has protein sequence MGIFYTLYNTTTFRLNDFPGRTALYVSISIPLVAVLLAGNILVVVAVFTQGALKKPSYYILTSLAITDLLTGIIGVPFEVYRRTVTDDITCSAKWDVYLTSVTYICGLDSMLLMLLVTFDRYLAVVKPLRYNIYVTPRRILIAVILTWVVAITYNAMLIALGSSQVTVPGFYCSPVRTKTSAATLVVDILTFCLTLFGGVTMVLLNVIILRTAIVQSRRIAAHQCSSAGPPVDAEGREDIKRKIKASKIVLFIVTAFIFCHLPVGIMHLCFVVSEDFALNSALTHVSCLLFYVSSAINPFVYSKMDRVFRQSVVRMLRSCCKKELRDDIGVSATDYSMTHHDNN, from the coding sequence ATGGGTATATTCTACACTTTATACAACACCACAACGTTCCGACTAAACGACTTTCCTGGCCGAACTGCGCTCTACGTGTCCATTTCGATTCCTCTAGTGGCAGTTCTTTTGGCTGGTAACATCCTGGTGGTTGTAGCCGTGTTCACCCAGGGAGCTCTGAAGAAACCCTCATACTACATCCTGACAAGTCTGGCTATCACTGACCTCTTGACTGGGATCATTGGTGTCCCATTTGAGGTCTACAGGAGAACTGTAACGGATGACATCACCTGCTCAGCAAAATGGGATGTATACCTCACCAGTGTCACCTACATCTGTGGGCTTGATTCCATGTTGCTTATGCTGTTAGTCACCTTCGATAGATACCTGGCAGTTGTCAAGCCTTTGAGATACAACATCTACGTGACACCACGACGTATACTGATTGCAGTCATTCTTACTTGGGTTGTAGCCATTACGTACAATGCAATGCTTATTGCACTTGGTAGTTCGCAAGTGACTGTACCAGGATTTTATTGCTCTCCTGTTAGAACAAAAACTTCAGCAGCCACTCTGGTTGTTGATATCTTGACTTTTTGTTTGACGCTATTTGGTGGGGTAACGATGGTTCTGTTGAATGTCATCATTTTGCGAACTGCTATTGTGCAGTCTCGCCGGATAGCAGCGCACCAATGCTCATCTGCAGGTCCGCCAGTGGATGCAGAAGGCCGGGAAGACATCAAGAGGAAAATCAAGGCTTCTAAGATTGTGTTATTCATCGTAACTGCTTTCATCTTTTGCCACCTCCCCGTTGGTATAATGCACCTGTGTTTTGTCGTTTCCGAAGACTTCGCGTTGAACAGTGCCCTAACGCACGTGTCCTGCCTCCTCTTCTACGTCAGTTCGGCCATCAATCCATTCGTCTACTCTAAAATGGATCGTGTTTTCCGTCAGAGTGTTGTACGTATGCTGAGATCTTGCTGCAAGAAAGAACTCAGAGATGACATCGGAGTTTCAGCTACTGATTACTCCATGACCCATCATGATAACAATTAA